Within Wyeomyia smithii strain HCP4-BCI-WySm-NY-G18 chromosome 2, ASM2978416v1, whole genome shotgun sequence, the genomic segment CCCCCTCCGGAGGCCCAGGATTCCAGAGCTATTCTCCCAACGCTTCGGTAAGTCAGTCCCAGACGCCCGTTTTCTTCGGTGGCAATACTGTGGCGAAGAATAACATACTTATAATCTTGAAAATTTAAGCAATTTGTTGTTAGCGAGCAAAACTTGCTACTGCTGCCATATATGCGACCGCACAGGAGGAAAAAAGTTGGCAGTATCACGATTATCCACTAACTTGTTCAAACGgtgaaaattaaatatttagCTGTGATGGAAATTTTTGAGAGGTCCTTGACGAGAGCAAAAAGGGCTTTAAAAATCGAGCGAAATAGTTACTCGAGTGCCAACAGGGGCCGCGGGTTCGATACAGTTGTAAGTGCTGCACCATCGTGTGTATCCGTTTTCAGGGTGCTTGAACAATTATGCACCGTATAATCGGTTGGGGTTACCCACCAGTTCGTGAAAGAAGCGTGCATATGCAATTTAATAGAGCGCAAGTGTGCGCTGGAGCTGCGCCAAACATTTACTACAGTAGATTGCATACACTGGAACAAAAAGCTaataattttattgcttttacaAAACTCTGCAGTATTCTGTTACAGGAGATTTAAAATGTTTGAGGAGGAATGTATGAGGAGAATGAATTCTGCTTTCATTAGCTAATCGTAAATTCGGGGTCTGTGCTGAGAAGATTTTTAGCGTTATTACAAACTCAGGCTGACTTCCTAGTGAGGTaacaaatttttaccaaaactGAATTTATTAAACAATACTGGTGAAGGGCATTTCTTCCAACcgttaaaacatatttttagcAAATAAACATGGTTCAGTTCAAGCTGGAACATTGCCAGTTATTGCTGTAAATGCTTGGTAATCCATCTCTTGTCAAGGAGCACTGGACCTTGTTATCCACCAGGAAATAGAATAATTGAAATAATACATTAGATCCAGTGCCTTCGAAAAGAAATTGCAGTTATACATATACAGTTATCCAACATTTAGTTTGGTATCAAAAGGCCATGCAAAAACATTGAAATTAAACGAAATGAAAGCAAAACTGTAAGCTGATCCAAATTCGACCGAAAATAATgttgttgttaaaaaaaaaatgaacaaaaacaaaCGTATCAGATTTTCCGAGAAATAGTGAGTAAAACTTTCTGACTTTATCAGATATTGTCTAAGTTAAACATGTTTTGTTGCTCATAGGCCGTACAATCATACGTTTTTTTGTAGTATCGCGAGGCcgtcaaaatttttgaaaaacgaaAAACCTTTCAAGAAAGGGCATGAAATTGCGGTTAACGAAAAAACAAGCTAAAAgtacaaaaagaaaaaagagccaACTAAGAAATGGAAACGCGTATTTTTATCATATCAGATCAAAAGCAGCTGGATAATACTATACGAATTCGCATAGCCGGATGTAGGGGTGCAGGAGGGGCATGGCCCCCGGGCCCTCACACTTTGGGGGACCCCACCAAACTTCATTTCCAACAAAAAAATTGTGacacttcgaaaaaaaaattggaatttagACAAAACTAGCAATCCTTCTTtaggttttatttttgttttctaattCTTTAACTTTCATTTTTGTATGACATGCttcataattgaaattttgcaactGAAAAGGGGCCTCGATATATTATTTGACTCCTGGGCCCCCACAACCCTTAATCCGGTCCTGCGTATACggtatgaaatttttttgacatattttaaaTTACAATGGTCAACATAGGTTTGGCCGCAGAGCTCAATTCAATCAAGCATTACTTATTAAAGTGGTTCTCCTAGCCGTCTCGGAAGTCtcccccccccgtagttgcgcccatggctcTAGacccatttttttttgcttttgtcggcCAGTGGTATTGTCAATTTCATAAACTGGTACCAAGGCTATTTTTATAGTTCTGTTAAGTAATGCCTGATTGAGTTGACATTTAGTATAGTGTCTTTTTTTCACCCaagaaaaaaaagcagaaaaaaactatttttgtagCTTTCTGTTACaggttaggatttttttttatattaaaaacaaacaatatacACACTAAGATtttatcaccgagtacggtaaaataaattaccgaaatttcaacagctgagatctcgataaaaatctcggtaatacatcaaaacaccgagattctgtaaaagcaataatcaaaaacctgtcaactcttacgagattctcggtaatgtTCAACTGTCAAAGTATTAcgagaacttcggtaaaatGTACAGAGGCACGTATTTTGCGATATTTGTTCGTCAGATAACCCAGAATATGAAAACGATTAAACATacaaattaatttattaattaataAGTCAACTGATTCAACTAAACACAGCTTTGGTAAAAACTGGAGTGCTGTATTGCTTCCAGGAAATAAAGTAACATCTATCACTATCACTTCCATCCTGCGAGCGAGTTGGTAACCTACAAAATTCATTGGAGAAAGAATTAATCGTTTTCTTCAAATATTCTTTGCAGCAAAAAAACGAGATCTGAGAAAAAATAGTGTATACTCACTCTATATTTTAGTTAATTTGAACTTTGCAGATCTCTCCATTATAATAATCAGCCGCAAAACCTGCTCCTTTTCTTTCCACAtcgaaactcaaaaaaaaacgttagtgaagcactcgttattttgacagtttagTTTTTCGAAATCTCGgtaagagttttttttgttcgacgaaatctcgtttaaatgatgtcagggttccgtgcttcggtattttagtttactgaactcggaatttttcggttttacggattttttcaGTAATAAAATTTACAGTATTCCGGTAAACACTTACGGTTCCCGGTTTGTCAGTAATTTTCTTATTGAACAACGGTAAACTAAAATGTTCTCAggtagttcggtattttactttaccgagagGAAATTACGCAGATAAGTGTGTACAAAAACCTAttgccctcccagctggtctcgaggtacgatgcttacAACTCAGTTGTCAAATGTTCGAACcccggcttgggagagactgttagttcaGTAGGGTCTTAGAGCTAGCCCCAaagttgtcctgtacactaacagtaaACTTCCAATTCTGTGCCAAATAAACGGAATAGCACGATCCATCTCGGCTCTAATTctgaataaaaagaagaaaaatgaggggtgttttcctttcattcagtgctcggttggatacaactagaaacagaTGAACTCTTTTGAGTAATGCAGTTCTtttaactaacttttaaatgcatacagtctggtttgctactatccgcaaccttcggagaaatatggaattaaaaatatggctattttgacgaaaaaagtagaaatatctttacaacaaataaaaatatcaaaccaatatattctataAAAATGCGAGGTtcagcagaatgaacaaaatcttagaacattttgaatcgtttcgacgattacagaaaaagttatggacgaaaaactaattttgagacGTGTTCCTCGTAATACTCAGACGTACAGATAGTAGATTAcggtgttcagcaattctttttcttatagattttcgtacaactttgctgaagaaagcacgctggtattttgaaaattagaaaaaatagtttttatatataactactagggggatagatcaaaaaaccgaaaacgccaaacaaaaggccttgttatatggaataaatttgctgaagacactgggtacataaaatcaatatttcacagtcaaatttaaaacgatcacgattttttgaGTTTAGACCAGTGtgcattggtttaattttttgaaacacgactcatttttgagaagctatcgaaaaatgctaatttcaatagcttcttcttttttcagaccaaaaatggtttgtttgattggtgtgacgtcttcggcaaagttgtagataatagttttgtctttccgaaaaatatacactctaaaatacatttttttttgaaaaaaacttaaatgaaaaattaaaattcaataatatatataaaagctcttttttttttaaatccaattttttatgaaaattacaaaagatAATCTATACACTGGAGACTTTCCGATCAAAGAAAACAAAGTTTCAATatcttggaaaaaaattaatttgcatTCCACAAGGCATTttcttttggaaggacaaaatttttatctacaaccttgccaaagacactatgccagtCAAATGAACTGTTTtggctgtaaatttttttttaacctcCAATAGAGCTCTTTAAAGGTAATTAAAagtatttttacagtcaaaacggtttgttttcaaGAAGTCTGATGTTATGCAAAACTTTGTTCTGTTATTTAAATAAACAAATCAGTAATAAAGTACAAGCTGGACAATCAGGAGAATCCTAATAACTTTAATAGTTCtcaaacatattatttattccattttcactgcttctcgatttcaaaaaaaaatttaaaagaaaattaattctAGAACCGCCGgtcgatagaacatttcaattttggtagCATATTCAAGGAGACAACTTAAGCTTTCGAGTGGTGAGTATGAGAGTGATACTATTTTTTTGACATAAGTTCTTCCCCAGAAACATCGTAGGTTACTTACCACTGAACGGATTTCGAACGCCAATGCTCACTGTTTCCAaaactgcaaaaacgtgatcaaaataattttgacaaaaaaaaaataaataaaaatagagCCAAAGTGTCTCCAGCAAAGTTGCTTAAACgattattctttattttttttaaagttgcattTTTGTGATCCTCCTCCCCCTTTTTTCAAATTACGTCATTTCCCCAGTTTCACCAGAAGTACATAGATTTCATACTGTATGTAAGGAGGAATCGAAAATTCACGTAAGGGGTGACCCCCAAGAGTTAGAAATCGGCGGGAGTGTTGTAAGGTAGGATTCTGGTGAATTTCAAAAACTCGCTTCGCATTTTTTTAAACCTATGTTGTAAGCGGCTCGgcccttttttcaagttatgtctttTCCTCAGTTTCGCAAGACGCAAAGAGATCTTATTCCGTATGAAATACGAAATATGAATCTCTATTCGTGGTGGCGAGCAGTGGAACTGGACCGATGGAACTCTCAACTTAGCAACAAAAAAACTCGTTGTATCGTGTTGCAGTTTGGAAGGAAGACATAAGGAAGATTAAATTCTTCTCATGTCCGATAGAtctcagccacgcaacagtttattaagatgttgcgtgttgcatattacaTCTGTGCGGCTGGGGAGACATAATTCCATCATTGTCGGGTGGAAGCAAACAGCAGAAGGTTTCATACTTTCAGCCACACAACTCTGCTGCGTGTTGTATATTGATATATCATATTTGTTTGATTGGGTGATTTCATTTAGCCCCAAAATTGTGCTTGTCTATATTTGTTTGAGCCGGAAGCAGATTGTTATATAGCTCAAGGAAAACCCGTTGAAAACTAATCGAACGATAAGCACTCGAAAATAGACATGACGTTGTCCCCTGTTCCGATTTTAGTTTTATGCACTCTTATAGACCTTTCTTATAAACTTTTTTATTAACGTAAAAtatgggaactttttttaaTCGGTACGTAAactgcctgtaatcgcataattgtaacattcatcATTTTATGGAATTCgcgctttttattgggaaatgcctAAAATAGTgcgtactttttacatctgaaaaaatatggtTATGTTTGTTTGGAAAAAGTCGTAAAacataccaagttgttttgtcacaaggcgtaaataaccgcataattgtcacactacttaacttttacaactttttttgttaaaaaagctTTCATATTCTGGTCGgataaccaaccaccggtgatccgtttccgatgttcagctcatgcttgttaaatacaagaaaaaacttcatttaccctatgatatattccaaaagtagcttgaaagtggcggcataaaagtatcattgcaaaaatgtcaaccaaTTTGATttcaaaagtaatgttcaatgtatacatagtgtaaagtagtgctttcgtCATGATACTAAGTTCAGTAAAAGTGTCGATTTGCAAGAATACAttgggaacaatgcatttaaggtcaaaatataaaagtgttaTTCATaaagttacaattatgcgattatgggcattAAAAATTGCGTACAATCCATTCCACTGAAGATCTTTATGATCATCATGATGGTTTAATTGAAAGCATGTGCTGACTAATTATTGAATTCCATGGACCTAATGGTATTAATGGAATGTTCAAATCTGCTGGATATTAGGTCTGAATGTGTTAATTGTCTAAATGTAATCTTAACTTCTTAATGGTGCAGAGGACACAGATAATTCTGTTATTTCAACTATAAATTCTATTTCTGATAAGAATTCATTTTAGACTGTATCAGCGCTAGAATTCAGCCTAGACTCTGGATCATCAAATATTCCTGGGTGACTCTCTATTTTATACTCTACCAGCCGACCAAGCTACGACAAGCAATCTCACATCCAATAATAAAATTCAGTTTATTCAACTTCCTTTGTATGTCGTTGTTGAAATCTCCTGCTAACGCCCATTATGTCGCTAGCTGGCTACATAGAGTGCACCCCAGGGATATCACCAGCCAACACTTCCAACGAACAGTAGTACAAATATATTCAGTGGAACCACAGAACTATCAGAAGCCATaaatatgaaattgaaatttcattatcaatgTTTGTCTACATTTATAGACAACGCTTCCCGCTCCGGACCGAACCGAAAGAGGATACGCCCCCTTCGGAGGTGGCCAGGTACGAGAGCAAAACGTACCACCCAGCTGGCCAGGATGTCAGCCGGTCAGGTATTATGTTATTATCATTTCACCGTATCTGCCCTCCGTACGGTTGGGAATGGTGGACTTTTGCTGTCCATGCCGGTGCCCAAGCTAGGGAAAAGGCAAGGAGAATGTCATTCATCAATATTCATGATGTATAATTCCATGAATTCGTGCATTTAATACATACCCATTGTGCATTAAGTGTCAGCTTGGACACCACTGCCACCCACTCGCACGGACAATCCCGCACGTAACACGCGGACCGGTATGAGAGCTGTCATTAATGGGTATTCGCCAGTTCCGCGAGCCAGAGATTAATTGACTTGTGTTGTTTGTAATTTTACAGCATCCGAAACAATCAGGAAACAGTGGTCACGGGATGGTGGTGCTGGAGGGTGCTGCACGAGGGCTCATCCGCAGGAATTATAGCAGATTGACTGTGACAGACGGTCGGCTCAGGTGTTTGCCGGGATCAACTTGATGCAAGAAAAATGTTTGCTATTCGTGGGATGATATTTGGTTTTCGGAGGCTATTTATCATACTTTAAGACGGGCTACGACGGGGTGGTGATCCTAATGGCGAGTAATATTATAAAATGGGGGATAGCTGACCTATAAGTTTGATAAACTGTCGCAAAGTAAAGTTTACTTTACAAAATCTAACTGAATCTCGAATCAGAAATTTTCTTTCTTATAGGTCAGCCTAATTTCGTTACGGTGCGCAATCTAGCTCAGCACGCTCTATGTGCAATTGTTACCGACGGAAACTGGCGAACCTCTCATAAACTGCTGAAAATATGGCCGTCGTTCCATAAACACTAGTTTCTTACCCACTGCTTCACTTGGGGCGTGTGCTCTCTTATCCATGGTGGCTAGCAGTATTCTTTAATGTGTCTAAAAATAGGATTAGACGCTTTTCATACTGTCGAGATTTTGCACCGAAGCTAATGCAATAAAGGCGTTTAGTTACTTGAGGATTTGGGTAAAATTCAGTTTCTTTCTTTACAACCgttttaaattatttctttttttttcttgctgtaaTATAAATCTATCATATTCTCTGGTATGCGATAATTCGTAATCTGTTTGGATGCAGCTGGCAAAAGTTAGGTTTTTCCGGTACACCCGACTGCTATTGATCGTCACGGGGGTTATTAAGTCATTATATTGTTTACAACCTATGCTGATAATAAAGCCACTGTCGCTTCGAAAGGTAACAGACAAAAGAAACATAATACGTAACGTATTATCAAAAACTTTCGACTTATTTCGGGAGCAATCAGCAAAGACCTTGTGGTTACCGACGGTGGGTGGGCTACCCAAGACGGCTATCGCGAATGCTGTTACCGACGCAATTATCAGCTGGAAGCTGATAACCTGGAGCTTTTACCATTCCACCACGAGCAATCtcctagagaaaaaaaaaatcattgtaaattgaggaaaaaattttcgtttgacaatgtaatttaaaataaacatgtcACTATGACGTTTAGTGGTTGTTGAACATTGAACTTTGAACTGTTTTTTTCCTCGCAGATAAAaaattgagagaaaaaaaacccaCTGCTGCTGTTAAAGTTAAAGCAAAAGGTCTGTTTACTTATCGGGTGTTTCAGGTAATCACTTGCgtgcatgtgtgatcaatttttGGTGGATTGAAGTACCGATTATCGAATCCAGCAAACCTTACTATGATCGACCCTTATCTAATCAATTATTGAGTGCTCCCTATTTAAGCCGCTATTCGCTATCCATTGGTTCAGAAATACCAAACATCACGAACTAGCAAGATGTTCAAGTTCCTCGCCATCGTAGCTATCATTCCGGTTTTGGCCTTGGCCAACCCTACGCCATTCCGTACTTGTGCGTATTCTACTGGACTCAAGATTATGGCGGTTCATTGTAACAGTTTTTCACTAATTTCCTTTTCTCCACAGGCCCCAATGGAGCTGCCACGCCAACGACCTTCTCGGTAGGAGATTGCACTGCACTCCCGTGTACTATCGTTCGAGGTGAACCCCTGTCCGCGGCAGGTCTTGGTATTACCAGCCCCGTTTCCACCTCTACCGTCGAGGCGTACATTGAAGTCACTTTGGCTGGACTGGATCTGGAATTCCCGATTCCCGAGGACCTGAAGGATGCCTGCGCCAACGGAATTACCTCGTGCCCACTGGTTGCTGGCCAATCGTTCGATTACCACTACCTGAATGACGACATGAACCTGCCCCTCGGTGGAATCACCGTACAGATTCGTGTTGGTCTACGCGACGGTGCAACCGAAATCGCTTGTATCGAATTTGACGGAGCCATCGTTTAAGGCCCACGTTTGCTCGTCTACTGTTGTTTGGTGTATCGAGGGAGTGCGGGATGTGAGAATGAATGCTGACGCAGTGTCTTCCTGTTTTTGGCAACAAGAGGATAAATGATTATTGCCGAAGTTGGATAAAATGTTTCTAAAAACAGGAGAACACAGTCTAATTGCTGCtttgaaaataatatcatcCAAAGGTTCGCCAGAGCTGAATAATTAGAGAGCGTTACGATTTTGTTTGAATAAATTTCTTGTTGAAGCATTTTGAAAAGAATATGTTTTATCATTGGTTCAATCAGGGTACTTGTGATTCtatatatcgtcggtttcgtgcaacactggcacaactcaaaacttTGCATGTTTGAGTTTTAATAGCAAACCATGCTGAATATTGCACATTATCCTCCTCCTTTtcctcaaaattcacaaaaaatcaaGAGTTTTGAGTAAAAGTGCCGTTGCAGTACAAATTGTAAGAATAACTTGTACAACGTGCTTATAATAGTGCAAAATAAAcctaaaaattttgaatgatGGTTGGAAATATTAAACTTTAAAGCTTCCTTGAAACTAAAAAAATGGATTTCAGATAGACAAACGTCTGATGCTTATAGAGTTTGAAAATACTTTATGGTTCGGCGTGAAAATTGAGACTGTTCCGACAGTTAAAGATACACCAACGAACTATCGCCATTTCAAATAACGAGCAGTATCAAGCCAAACTTCTGCTGCGACCTGTTGCGTACATCCAAACGAAACAGATGTTATCACTTTTTTTAACGTTTTGTGCGGAAGTTTGAAACTGCGCGGCCTTTCTTCCGACTGAAAAAAACGAATTGTGTACAAATCGGGTACCGTGAAGTGTTGTTGTAGTTGGAACTGCATCACATAAGTATGGTGAAGAGTATACGTTTACAGATcttgaatcctccaaactgctcaaatgttCGCCTAATGGAATGTGGTGCAAAgaaaaaagttagagaactcgcgttaTTTATCGTAAATAACGCAAATTATATTCAAATTGGaaagaaaacattattttttttgcatacTTGAGAATACAATGATAAGAAAAACTCCTTTATATTTCGTTTTGTTTAAGAATGAATAGCCCAAATTGGGCATGTGAGGGTTTTTGGGGGTTCAAAATGCTtctatggtggttcgacactctTCCCCCTCTCTAAAGGGGGACTACAACACATATGAAGTATGAATTTATGCATAACTCGAAAATTAACAAAGCACACATGGAACCAAAACTGGAATTTGAGGATTTCTAGACTATACTGTGTCATATCTATTGCACATCCAACACAGTCAACAGACGAGTTGACATAGACAACCTCAACACAGCCTATGCCGGCATATTACACAAACTAAACCACACAGAATCAAACAATATAGCAGatagctcaagctcaatagaaGCAGAATAACTGCCATACTTATCCGACACTGATATCCGACATCTTTACCCGCCACTTAGTGTACTATATGTGATAAGGTTTGAAATTGTTTGTGACCGCTAATACCGACAACTGTTTATAATTGTAACTTTG encodes:
- the LOC129719501 gene encoding uncharacterized protein LOC129719501, with the protein product MFKFLAIVAIIPVLALANPTPFRTCPNGAATPTTFSVGDCTALPCTIVRGEPLSAAGLGITSPVSTSTVEAYIEVTLAGLDLEFPIPEDLKDACANGITSCPLVAGQSFDYHYLNDDMNLPLGGITVQIRVGLRDGATEIACIEFDGAIV